The following proteins are co-located in the Meleagris gallopavo isolate NT-WF06-2002-E0010 breed Aviagen turkey brand Nicholas breeding stock chromosome 13, Turkey_5.1, whole genome shotgun sequence genome:
- the ZNF821 gene encoding zinc finger protein 821 isoform X2, producing MLSERWLQRVCTLQVRNPTPVAFLASFCEIMEQHQSDFLSLWLPGEQVFAGLEEQARQAMMKNSFPGALGDQRPAIHPLQDRDFSSSGSDDEETTHDEVSSHTSEEDGSMLKVKKELENADQPAAGIPLMRENEVPESLNADSMLGLSKCPLCQLEYESREQLIAHVYQHTAAVVSAKSYMCPVCGRALSSPGSLGRHLLIHSEDQLSNCAVCGARFTSHATFNSEKLTEVLSADRLPVPQSDGPSSVRGKDITFHSPVYPAGILLVCNNCAAYRKLLEAQTPGMRKWALRRQNEPLEVRLQRLERERTAKKSRRDNETPEEREVRRMRDREAKRLQRMQETDEQRARRLQRDREAMRLKRANETPEKRQARLIREREAKRLKRRLEKMDMMLRAQFGQDPSAMAALAAEMNFFQLPVGNVELESQLLGKMTFEEQNNSTLH from the exons atgctttcagaGAGGTGGCTTCAGAGGGTCTGCACGTTGCAGGTGAGAAACCCCACACCTGTTGCATTTCTGGCAAGCTTTTGTGAAATAATGGAACAGCACCAATCTGACTTTTTGTCCTTGTGGCTGCCAGGGGAGCAAGTCTttgcagggctggaggagcaAGCCCGCCAAGCCATGATGAAAAACAGCTTTCCTGGAGCTCTTGGGGACCAAAGGCCAGCTATTCATCCACTGCAAGACCGtgatttcagcagca GTGGTAGTGATGATGAGGAAACCACCCATGATGAAGTTTCTTCCCATACTTCAGAGGAGGATGGCTCAATGCTAAAGGTGAAGAAAGAACTGGAGAATGCAGACCAACCTGCAGCTGGAATCCCGCTGATGAGAGAAAATGAG GTTCCTGAGAGCTTGAATGCTGACTCCATGCTGGGACTGTCAAAGTGTCCCCTCTGCCAGCTGGAGTAtgaaagcagagagcagctcatTGCTCATGTATACCAG CACACCGCAGCTGTGGTGAGTGCCAAGAGCTATATGTGTCCTGTATGTGGAAGAGCCCTCAGCTCACCAGGTTCCCTTGGGCGACATCTCCTGATCCACTCAGAGGACCAGCTGTCAAACTGTGCAGTATGTGGAGCACGCTTCACCAGCCATGCCACATTCAACAG tgagAAGCTGACGGAGGTGCTCAGTGCAGATCGCCTGCCTGTGCCACAGAGCGACGGCCCCTCCAGTGTCAGAGGGAAGGACATTACCTTTCACAGCCCCGTGTATCCCGCAGGCATCCTCCTAGTGTGCAACAACTGTGCTGCTTATCGTAAGCTGCTGGAGGCACAGACACCTGGCATGCGAAAGTGGGCGCTTCGTCGGCAGAACGAGCCCTTGGAAGTGCGTCTGCAGCGCTTGGAGCGGGAGCGCACCGCCAAGAAGAGCCGGCGGGACAATGAGACTCCCGAGGAGCGGGAAGTGAGACGTATGCGGGATCGAGAGGCAAAGCGCCTGCAGCGCATGCAGGAGACAGATGAACAGCGGGCGCGGCGGCTGCAGCGAGACCGAGAAGCCATGCGACTGAAACGTGCCAACGAAACTCCAGAGAAGCGACAGGCCCGGCTCATCCGGGAGCGCGAGGCCAAGAGGTTGAAGCGGCGCCTGGAGAAAATGGACATGATGCTACGGGCACAGTTTGGCCAGGACCCCTCTGCAATGGCAGCTTTGGCAGCTGAAATGAACTTTTTCCAGCTGCCAGTGGGCAATGTGGAGCTGGAGAGCCAACTGCTGGGCAAAATGACTTTTGAGGAGCAGAACAACAGTACTCTGCATTGA
- the ZNF821 gene encoding zinc finger protein 821 isoform X3: protein MSRRKQTTPNKVHWEQVFAGLEEQARQAMMKNSFPGALGDQRPAIHPLQDRDFSSSGSDDEETTHDEVSSHTSEEDGSMLKVKKELENADQPAAGIPLMRENEVPESLNADSMLGLSKCPLCQLEYESREQLIAHVYQHTAAVVSAKSYMCPVCGRALSSPGSLGRHLLIHSEDQLSNCAVCGARFTSHATFNSEKLTEVLSADRLPVPQSDGPSSVRGKDITFHSPVYPAGILLVCNNCAAYRKLLEAQTPGMRKWALRRQNEPLEVRLQRLERERTAKKSRRDNETPEEREVRRMRDREAKRLQRMQETDEQRARRLQRDREAMRLKRANETPEKRQARLIREREAKRLKRRLEKMDMMLRAQFGQDPSAMAALAAEMNFFQLPVGNVELESQLLGKMTFEEQNNSTLH, encoded by the exons GGGAGCAAGTCTttgcagggctggaggagcaAGCCCGCCAAGCCATGATGAAAAACAGCTTTCCTGGAGCTCTTGGGGACCAAAGGCCAGCTATTCATCCACTGCAAGACCGtgatttcagcagca GTGGTAGTGATGATGAGGAAACCACCCATGATGAAGTTTCTTCCCATACTTCAGAGGAGGATGGCTCAATGCTAAAGGTGAAGAAAGAACTGGAGAATGCAGACCAACCTGCAGCTGGAATCCCGCTGATGAGAGAAAATGAG GTTCCTGAGAGCTTGAATGCTGACTCCATGCTGGGACTGTCAAAGTGTCCCCTCTGCCAGCTGGAGTAtgaaagcagagagcagctcatTGCTCATGTATACCAG CACACCGCAGCTGTGGTGAGTGCCAAGAGCTATATGTGTCCTGTATGTGGAAGAGCCCTCAGCTCACCAGGTTCCCTTGGGCGACATCTCCTGATCCACTCAGAGGACCAGCTGTCAAACTGTGCAGTATGTGGAGCACGCTTCACCAGCCATGCCACATTCAACAG tgagAAGCTGACGGAGGTGCTCAGTGCAGATCGCCTGCCTGTGCCACAGAGCGACGGCCCCTCCAGTGTCAGAGGGAAGGACATTACCTTTCACAGCCCCGTGTATCCCGCAGGCATCCTCCTAGTGTGCAACAACTGTGCTGCTTATCGTAAGCTGCTGGAGGCACAGACACCTGGCATGCGAAAGTGGGCGCTTCGTCGGCAGAACGAGCCCTTGGAAGTGCGTCTGCAGCGCTTGGAGCGGGAGCGCACCGCCAAGAAGAGCCGGCGGGACAATGAGACTCCCGAGGAGCGGGAAGTGAGACGTATGCGGGATCGAGAGGCAAAGCGCCTGCAGCGCATGCAGGAGACAGATGAACAGCGGGCGCGGCGGCTGCAGCGAGACCGAGAAGCCATGCGACTGAAACGTGCCAACGAAACTCCAGAGAAGCGACAGGCCCGGCTCATCCGGGAGCGCGAGGCCAAGAGGTTGAAGCGGCGCCTGGAGAAAATGGACATGATGCTACGGGCACAGTTTGGCCAGGACCCCTCTGCAATGGCAGCTTTGGCAGCTGAAATGAACTTTTTCCAGCTGCCAGTGGGCAATGTGGAGCTGGAGAGCCAACTGCTGGGCAAAATGACTTTTGAGGAGCAGAACAACAGTACTCTGCATTGA
- the ZNF821 gene encoding zinc finger protein 821 isoform X4 translates to MMKNSFPGALGDQRPAIHPLQDRDFSSSGSDDEETTHDEVSSHTSEEDGSMLKVKKELENADQPAAGIPLMRENEVPESLNADSMLGLSKCPLCQLEYESREQLIAHVYQHTAAVVSAKSYMCPVCGRALSSPGSLGRHLLIHSEDQLSNCAVCGARFTSHATFNSEKLTEVLSADRLPVPQSDGPSSVRGKDITFHSPVYPAGILLVCNNCAAYRKLLEAQTPGMRKWALRRQNEPLEVRLQRLERERTAKKSRRDNETPEEREVRRMRDREAKRLQRMQETDEQRARRLQRDREAMRLKRANETPEKRQARLIREREAKRLKRRLEKMDMMLRAQFGQDPSAMAALAAEMNFFQLPVGNVELESQLLGKMTFEEQNNSTLH, encoded by the exons ATGATGAAAAACAGCTTTCCTGGAGCTCTTGGGGACCAAAGGCCAGCTATTCATCCACTGCAAGACCGtgatttcagcagca GTGGTAGTGATGATGAGGAAACCACCCATGATGAAGTTTCTTCCCATACTTCAGAGGAGGATGGCTCAATGCTAAAGGTGAAGAAAGAACTGGAGAATGCAGACCAACCTGCAGCTGGAATCCCGCTGATGAGAGAAAATGAG GTTCCTGAGAGCTTGAATGCTGACTCCATGCTGGGACTGTCAAAGTGTCCCCTCTGCCAGCTGGAGTAtgaaagcagagagcagctcatTGCTCATGTATACCAG CACACCGCAGCTGTGGTGAGTGCCAAGAGCTATATGTGTCCTGTATGTGGAAGAGCCCTCAGCTCACCAGGTTCCCTTGGGCGACATCTCCTGATCCACTCAGAGGACCAGCTGTCAAACTGTGCAGTATGTGGAGCACGCTTCACCAGCCATGCCACATTCAACAG tgagAAGCTGACGGAGGTGCTCAGTGCAGATCGCCTGCCTGTGCCACAGAGCGACGGCCCCTCCAGTGTCAGAGGGAAGGACATTACCTTTCACAGCCCCGTGTATCCCGCAGGCATCCTCCTAGTGTGCAACAACTGTGCTGCTTATCGTAAGCTGCTGGAGGCACAGACACCTGGCATGCGAAAGTGGGCGCTTCGTCGGCAGAACGAGCCCTTGGAAGTGCGTCTGCAGCGCTTGGAGCGGGAGCGCACCGCCAAGAAGAGCCGGCGGGACAATGAGACTCCCGAGGAGCGGGAAGTGAGACGTATGCGGGATCGAGAGGCAAAGCGCCTGCAGCGCATGCAGGAGACAGATGAACAGCGGGCGCGGCGGCTGCAGCGAGACCGAGAAGCCATGCGACTGAAACGTGCCAACGAAACTCCAGAGAAGCGACAGGCCCGGCTCATCCGGGAGCGCGAGGCCAAGAGGTTGAAGCGGCGCCTGGAGAAAATGGACATGATGCTACGGGCACAGTTTGGCCAGGACCCCTCTGCAATGGCAGCTTTGGCAGCTGAAATGAACTTTTTCCAGCTGCCAGTGGGCAATGTGGAGCTGGAGAGCCAACTGCTGGGCAAAATGACTTTTGAGGAGCAGAACAACAGTACTCTGCATTGA
- the ATXN1L gene encoding ataxin-1-like, whose translation GPEWARTVGSSAVALRYGPGEAAEAVAGLTVDQYGMLYKVAMPPATFSPTGLHPVVNVSPLTPAFNVTSPVIQHPGVPYPPIHYAQIPPTSLQFIGSHYTVPYAVPPGFLPSPLLSPSSNLTASHVPHFVPYASLFTEEAAPSPQTTSPTHSFNKSASAVSPGQMQHHAGTQPLDTAPGRIPVYYQMSRLPPGYSGYETPTAGGNPDSSQQDSQLSSEVAAANGEQRHLEHNVVRRTSEAADSASSKVEDCLPGSAVRCVVDGQFLSGYQTFRAEVSVPAHRSTPDADLEVQRVVGVLASQDYHVLAAQRKDDLSPLNLCHNIPDQQGESKDILRNTVERGAAEKSQSRSPYVVSPEETVRQRQLTKGMVIANGKPVLGPAGSEPIRSSISEALMRQSPIVQAQGGMLEKDLAQLQPSGSSRLPSHFMKGAIIQLATGELKRVEDLQTQDFVRSAEVSGGLKIDSSTVVDIQDSQWPGLVTLHFVVGEQQSKVSIDVPPEHPFFVYGQGWSSCSPGRTAQLFALTCHRLQVGDVCISISLQSMNGNSASQANYPFTDQLISTSERSEITAQGSREPSDRAAERKTQAERENAAQSSSEEPSQPETGSQHSWTAPGFQRYSIQAEEPRHSLLRPSFIPQEVKLSIEGRSNAGK comes from the coding sequence GGCCCCGAGTGGGCCCGGACAGTTGGGTCGAGCGCTGTGGCCCTACGCTACGGCCCCGGGGAGGCGGCGGAGGCGGTAGCGGGGCTGACGGTGGACCAGTATGGGATGCTCTATAAAGTGGCAATGCCTCCTGCCACCTTCTCTCCCACGGGCCTGCATCCCGTGGTGAATGTGAGCCCCCTGACCCCCGCCTTCAATGTGACCTCGCCAGTAATCCAGCACCCGGGGGTGCCGTACCCTCCCATCCATTATGCGCAGATCCCTCCGACGTCCTTACAGTTCATCGGCTCGCACTACACGGTGCCCTATGCTGTCCCTCCTGGCTTCCTGCCTAGTCCTCTCCTGTCTCCTTCTAGCAACCTCACCGCCTCTCACGTCCCCCACTTTGTGCCATATGCCTCTCTCTTCACCGAAgaagctgctccttcccccCAGACTACCTCTCCTACCCACAGCTTCAACAAATCTGCTTCTGCAGTCTCTCCTGGCCAGATGCAGCACCATGCTGGGACCCAGCCACTAGATACCGCGCCAGGTAGGATTCCTGTTTATTATCAGATGTCTCGCCTCCCACCTGGGTATTCAGGATACGAGACACCTACAGCAGGTGGAAACCCAGATTCTTCTCAGCAAGACAGTCAGCTGAGTTCAGAGGTAGCTGCCGCCAATGGTGAACAGAGACATCTGGAGCACAATGTGGTGAGGAGGACCAGCGAGGCTGCGGACTCTGCCAGCAGTAAAGTTGAAGACTGTCTGCCAGGGTCTGCAGTGAGATGTGTTGTTGATGGACAGTTTCTTTCAGGTTACCAGACGTTCAGAGCAGAGGTTTCTGTGCCAGCACATAGAAGCACGCCAGACGCTGATCTGGAGGTTCAGAGGGTGGTGGGGGTGTTGGCCTCTCAGGATTATCACGTTCTGGCAGCCCAGAGGAAAGATGACCTGAGCCCTTTAAACCTTTGCCATAATATCCCTGATCAGCAGGGGGAGTCGAAGGACATTTTGAGGAACACAGTGGAAAGGGGTGCTGCTGAGAAGAGCCAGTCCAGGAGTCCATACGTTGTGTCCCCTGAAGAGACGGTTAGACAAAGACAGTTAACCAAAGGAATGGTGATAGCTAATGGCAAGCCAGTCCTGGGTCCAGCTGGCTCTGAGCCCATCAGGTCTTCCATTTCAGAAGCCCTGATGAGGCAGAGCCCAATTGTACAGGCTCAAGGAGGCATGCTTGAAAAGGACCTggcccagctgcagccatccGGCTCCTCTCGCTTGCCCTCTCACTTCATGAAAGGAGCCATCATCCAGCTGGCTACAGGAGAGCTGAAACGGGTGGAGGACTTGCAGACTCAAGACTTTGTTCGCAGCGCAGAGGTGAGCGGAGGCCTGAAGATTGACTCGAGCACTGTGGTGGATATTCAGGACAGCCAGTGGCCTGGGCTTGTCACACTGCATTTTGTGGTTGGGGAGCAACAAAGTAAAGTAAGCATTGATGTGCCCCCAGAGCATCCCTTCTTTGTGTATGGCCAGGGCTGGTCCTCCTGTAGCCCGGGGCGGACTGCTCAGCTCTTTGCTTTGACCTGTCACAGGCTGCAGGTGGGTGATGTCTGCATATCGATCAGTTTACAGAGTATGAACGGCAACTCTGCTTCTCAGGCTAACTACCCTTTCACAGATCAGTTGATATCTACTAGTGAGAGATCTGAAATAACTGCTCAGGGGTCCAGAGAACCGtctgacagagctgctgaaagGAAGACACaggcagaaagggaaaatgcagCTCAGAGCTCTAGCGAAGAACCTTCTCAGCCTGAGACTGGCAGTCAGCACAGCTGGACAGCCCCTGGCTTCCAAAGATACAGCATACAGGCAGAGGAGCCACGTCACTCTCTGCTCCGTCCCTCTTTCATTCCCCAGGAGGTCAAGCTGTCTATTGAAGGGCGTTCTAATGCAGGGAAATGA
- the IST1 gene encoding IST1 homolog isoform X2, whose translation MMSGTSSCWALDSRLSACVSTYALSSIASNCWKKKRLMHKLSVEAPPKILVERYLIEIAKNYNVPYEPDSVVMAEAPAGVEADLIDVGFTDDVKKGGHGGGGGGGFTAPLVGLDGLVPMPMPMPMPTNPPFSYPPPKGLENFNGLPVGTYQPFTNIHPPPIPANPPTYESIDEPNADKDAVSASVAGPGPKPEASPKPRVGPPNTIDNFVLPELPSVPDTLPTASAGANSSASEDIDFDDLSRRFEELKKKT comes from the exons ATGATGTCAG GAACTTCATCATGTTGGGCTCTGGATTCAAGGCTGAGCGCCTGCGTGTCAACCTACGCCTTGTCATCAATCGCCTcaaactgctggaaaaaaaaaaga CTGATGCACAAGCTGAGTGTGGAGGCACCTCCCAAGATTCTGGTAGAGAGATATCTCATTGAAATTGCCAAGAACTACAATGTTCCCTATGAACCTGACTCAGTGGTGATG gCTGAAGCTCCTGCAGGTGTTGAGGCAGATCTGATTGATGTGGGATTCACAGATGATGTGAAGAAAGGTGGCCATGGAGGGGGAGGAGGTGGTGGATTTACAGCACCACTGGTTGGTCTTGATGGTTTAGTGCCTATGCCAATGCCTATGCCCATGCCAACAAATCCTCCTTTCTCCTATCCACCTCCAAAGGGACTG GAGAACTTCAACGGCTTGCCAGTGGGAACCTACCAGCCTTTTACTAACATTCATCCACCACCAATTCCAGCAAACCCACCAACATATGAATCT ATTGATGAACCTAATGCTGACAAGGATGCTGTTTCTGCATCAGTGGCAG GGCCTGGACCCAAGCCTGAAGCTTCTCCAAAACCAAGAGTTGGACCTCCTAATACCATTGATAATTTTGTGTTGCCTGAATTACCTTCTGTGCCGGATACACTGCCAACAGCATCTGCTGGTGCCAATTCTTCTGCGTCTGAAGACATTGACTTTGATGATCTTTCTCGCAGATTTGAGGagctaaagaagaaaacataa
- the IST1 gene encoding IST1 homolog isoform X1, translated as MLGSGFKAERLRVNLRLVINRLKLLEKKKTELAQKARKEIADYLAAGKDERARIRVEHIIREDYLVEAMEILELYCDLLLARFGLIQSMKELDSGLAEAVSTLIWAAPRLQSEVAELKIVADQLCAKYSKEYGKLCRTNQIGTVNDRLMHKLSVEAPPKILVERYLIEIAKNYNVPYEPDSVVMAEAPAGVEADLIDVGFTDDVKKGGHGGGGGGGFTAPLVGLDGLVPMPMPMPMPTNPPFSYPPPKGLENFNGLPVGTYQPFTNIHPPPIPANPPTYESIDEPNADKDAVSASVAGPGPKPEASPKPRVGPPNTIDNFVLPELPSVPDTLPTASAGANSSASEDIDFDDLSRRFEELKKKT; from the exons ATGTTGGGCTCTGGATTCAAGGCTGAGCGCCTGCGTGTCAACCTACGCCTTGTCATCAATCGCCTcaaactgctggaaaaaaaaaaga CTGAATTGGCCCAGAAGGCAAGGAAGGAGATTGCAGATTATCTGGCAGCTGGAAAAGATGAGCGTGCTAGGATTCGTGTGGAGCACATCATCCGTGAAGATTACCTTGTGGAGGCCATGGAGATCTTGGAGCTGTACTGCGATCTACTGCTAGCCCGCTTTGGCTTGATTCAGTCCATGAA GGAGCTGGACTCTGGCCTGGCAGAAGCAGTGTCTACACTGATTTGGGCTGCACCACGGCTCCAGTCAGAAGTGGCTGAGTTGAAGATT GTTGCTGACCAGCTGTGCGCCAAATACAGCAAGGAGTATGGGAAGCTGTGCCGCACAAACCAGATTGGAACAGTTAATGACAGG CTGATGCACAAGCTGAGTGTGGAGGCACCTCCCAAGATTCTGGTAGAGAGATATCTCATTGAAATTGCCAAGAACTACAATGTTCCCTATGAACCTGACTCAGTGGTGATG gCTGAAGCTCCTGCAGGTGTTGAGGCAGATCTGATTGATGTGGGATTCACAGATGATGTGAAGAAAGGTGGCCATGGAGGGGGAGGAGGTGGTGGATTTACAGCACCACTGGTTGGTCTTGATGGTTTAGTGCCTATGCCAATGCCTATGCCCATGCCAACAAATCCTCCTTTCTCCTATCCACCTCCAAAGGGACTG GAGAACTTCAACGGCTTGCCAGTGGGAACCTACCAGCCTTTTACTAACATTCATCCACCACCAATTCCAGCAAACCCACCAACATATGAATCT ATTGATGAACCTAATGCTGACAAGGATGCTGTTTCTGCATCAGTGGCAG GGCCTGGACCCAAGCCTGAAGCTTCTCCAAAACCAAGAGTTGGACCTCCTAATACCATTGATAATTTTGTGTTGCCTGAATTACCTTCTGTGCCGGATACACTGCCAACAGCATCTGCTGGTGCCAATTCTTCTGCGTCTGAAGACATTGACTTTGATGATCTTTCTCGCAGATTTGAGGagctaaagaagaaaacataa